A single window of Nematostella vectensis chromosome 4, jaNemVect1.1, whole genome shotgun sequence DNA harbors:
- the LOC5516093 gene encoding uncharacterized protein LOC5516093 — MVRGRCHLFADSGRSSRRRARVLGVLLALCAGLMCYILSGEDRNANSAVQRFAREAHAHDRATLKLEFPDEYHATGVLSLPYGDIKEPFEVWYSGLHGMSRIDYYGGMDRTYQRGDLGKYGYACKIVPEFSERTGRTFKGCLHRRGNSNFQIKAQSIIPSPKFFKFKGHEDFRGNNCAKWEHSFNIYNKVNTYTLYTTPSRPYTPVRYEMMGYDTLLSSYYDHYILDYHNFSAWKYQYSVFEIPTDIKCFEFSHEKNVGAVGEINPMFEFMPHTAVQQSPQTLPTPTHTTSRIDPEITSEESLEYLLQELNKMPFVSSDDTSVESSNLLSTNQTSGVGMSPPNKNNSKTSKMNDWLQFRPQTSPRTTRPRTRSTTSSQALLDGTSYQSALRHYEDIVSHLFNTFKASYRKRYPSAHEHERRKDIYRHNMRFIKSRNRQHLGYSLKPNHMADMTDAEVNRMKGLLHEEPPLIGDSPFSIPDKDRGVPLPPHVDWRKAGAVNSVKSQGICGSCYAFAVAGALEGAHFIKTGLKLDLSEQQIVDCTWGFGNRGCKGGYPYRAMQWILKHGGLATEESYGRYLAQEGYCHFKNTSIGARLDKYMSIRKGNTSQLKLAVAFYGPVSILVNTQPKTFKFYGSGIYYDTQCTHALDHAALAVGYGEEKGVSYWIVKNSWSAMWGEEGYIKIAMKDDNCGVAQKAVVVDVKT; from the exons ATGGTGAGAGGTCGGTGCCATCTTTTCGCTGATTCTGGTCGATCATCTCGGAGGAGAGCGCGTGTTCTTGGAGTTCTCCTTGCTCTGTGTGCAG GGTTGATGTGCTACATCCTATCCGGCGAGGACCGCAATGCTAACAGCGCGGTACAGCGGTTCGCACGGGAGGCGCATGCCCATGACCGAGCTACCCTCAAATTAGAGTTCCCGGATGAGTACCACGCTACCGGCGTGTTATCGCTTCCTTATGGCGACATCAAGGAACCGTTTGAAGTCTGGTACTCAGGCCTCCACGGCATGAGCAGGATCGATTACTATGGAG GTATGGATCGCACATACCAGCGTGGGGACCTCGGGAAGTACGGCTATGCGTGCAAGATCGTGCCGGAATTCTCTGAGCGCACCGGGAGGACTTTTAAGGGCTGTTTACACAGACGAGGAAACAGCAACTTCCAGATCAAAGCGCAAAGCATCATTCCTTCGCCCAAATTCTTTAAG TTCAAAGGGCATGAGGATTTTCGTGGCAATAACTGCGCCAAGTGGGAACACAGCTTTAACATCTACAACAAAGTCAACACGTACACGCTCTACACGACACCATCACGACCGTACACACCTGTGCGTTACGAGATGATGGGATACGACACTCTTCTCTCGTCCTACTACGACCACTACATCCTGGACTACCACAATTTTTCTGCCTGGAAATACCAGTACAGCGTGTTCGAAATACCAACAG ACATCAAGTGCTTTGAGTTTTCACACGAGAAAAACGTTGGAGCTGTGGGTGAAATCAACCCAATGTTCGAGTTCATGCCACACACCGCTGTTCAGCAGTCACCGCAGACTCTCCCCACACCAACCCACACGACATCGCGGATAGATCCGGAAATAACTTCCGAGGAATCGCTAGAATATCTGCTACAGGAACTTAACAAAATGCCATTCGTATCTTCGGATGACACATCAGTAGAGTCGTCAAATTTGCTGTCCACTAATCAAACATCGGGTGTCGGCATGTCGCcaccaaataaaaacaattccaAAACAAGCAAGATGAACGACTGGCTACAATTTCGACCTCAAACGAGTCCACGTACGACTCGACCCAGGACTCGCTCTACCACCTCATCCCAAGCTCTTCTGGACGGCACTAGTTACCAGTCCGCGCTCCGTCATTATGAGGACATCGTCAGTCACCTATTCAACACGTTCAAAGCGAGTTACAGGAAGAGGTACCCTTCTGCGCATGAGCACGAGCGGAGAAAGGACATCTATAGACACAACATGAG GTTCATTAAGTCACGCAATCGTCAGCATCTGGGCTACAGCCTGAAGCCAAACCACATGGCCGACATGACAGACGCCGAGGTCAACAGGATGAAGGGTCTTCTGCACGAGGAGCCCCCCCTGATCGGCGACTCACCCTTCAGCATTCCAGATAAGGACCGGGGGGTGCCACTTCCCCCTCACGTAGACTGGAGGAAAGCAG GCGCCGTCAATTCTGTCAAAAGTCAAGGAATCTGTGGTTCGTGTTACGCGTTCGCTGTTGCAGGGGCGCTCGAGGGCGCGCACTTCATCAAG ACGGGACTAAAGCTGGACTTATCCGAGCAGCAGATTGTCGACTGCACTTGGGGGTTCGGTAATCGCGGATGTAAGGGCGGGTATCCCTACCGCGCGATGCAGTGGATTCTCAAACATGGAGGACTGGCCACAGAGGAGAGCTACGGGCGATACTTAGCACAG GAGGGGTATTGTCACTTCAAGAACACGTCAATAGGCGCGAGACTGGACAAGTACATGAGCATCAGGAAGGGGAACACGAGTCAATTGAAGCTCGCTGTCGCGTTTTACGGCCCTGTCAGCATTCTCGTCAATACTCAGCCTAAAACCTTCAAGTTCTATGGCTCGGGAATATACTACGACACACAGTGTA CGCATGCGTTAGACCATGCCGCACTAGCTGTCGGGTACGGCGAGGAAAAAGGCGTGTCGTACTGGATCGTCAAGAATTCGTGGTCGGCTATGTGGGGAGAAGAGGGCTATATTAAAATAGCTATGAAAGACGATAACTGCGGCGTGGCTCAGAAAGCCGTGGTCGTAGACGTCAAAACGTGA
- the LOC5516096 gene encoding meiotic recombination protein SPO11, translated as MANSRLETSGEDFWLQVDALKKDLNALNRVEELHKLVNVESREAIIQLKDCTREEALKKLEKVTEELIYTICNGDAPFLSSNNRTSWKNIRFNPCVGLEMVDHKSASYLKFESINSIGKFATTIRILSICQNLLQEDRFATKRDVYYTDTVFFGNQNVVDDIVDNLSCMLQVPRHSLRILASSKGLISGHVRYREYDGTYVDCTCLTRGVAVSSHVDGIYDLYSDAKVVLVVEKEATYHRLLDDGLLEKLNPCIMITGKGYPDVNTRQMVHRLWCTLHVPVMALVDADPHGIEILSVYKYGSKALSFNVHDLTVPTIRWLGVWPSEVDRLSIPEHVRIPLTERDRSKCHALLKRPFMDSHPAWRQEIEHMLTKGYKAEMQALSTIATSFLSDTYIALKIRNGRWI; from the exons atggcgaACTCAAGACTTGAGACAAGTGGAGAAGATTTCTGGCTTCAAGTTGACGCTTTGAAGAAAGACCTAAATGCCTTGAATAGAGTAGAGGAGTTACATAAATTAGTCAATGTTGAAAGTAGGGAAGCAATAATACAACTCAAGGATTGCACAAG AGAGGAGGCTTTAAAGAAACTAGAAAAAGTTACAGAGGAGCTTATTTATACAATATGCAATGGTGACGCCCCATTTTTGTCGAGCAATAACAGAACTTCGTGGAAAAATATTAG GTTTAACCCTTGTGTGGGACTCGAGATGGTTGATCATAAATCAGCATcatatttaaaatttgaatcAATAAACTCAATTGGAAAATTTG CAACAACGATTCGGATTCTCTCCATATGTCAGAATCTCTTGCAAGAAGATCGTTTTGCAACTAAACG AGATGTCTACTACACAGATACTGTATTTTTTGGCAATCaaaatgttgttgatgatattGTTGACAATTTATCCTGCATGCTACAAGTGCCGAGACATTCTTTACGTATT CTGGCATCATCTAAAG GTCTTATCTCTGGTCATGTGCGCTACCGGGAGTATGATGGGACCTATGTAGACTGTACCTGCCTTACTCGG GGAGTAGCAGTGTCGTCACATGTTGATGGAATCTATG ATCTGTATTCTGACGCTAAGGTCGTGCTTGTGGTTGAGAAGGAGGCAACTTATCACCGATTACTTGATGACGGATTACTGGAAAAGCTCAACCCATGTATAATGATAACG GGTAAGGGCTACCCTGATGTGAATACTCGTCAGATGGTACACAGGCTGTGGTGCACGCTACACGTTCCGGTGATGGCGCTAGTCGATGCAGATCCACATG GTATCGAGATCCTAAGTGTGTATAAATACGGCTCAAAG GCACTCAGTTTTAATGTGCATGACCTCACAGTCCCTACCATCAGATGGCTAGGGGTGTGGCCTAGCGAGGTTGATCG ATTGTCTATCCCAGAGCATGTGCGAATTCCACTGACAGAACGAGATCGTAGCAAGTGCCATGCCTTGTTAAAGCGACCGTTCATGGACTCGCATCCGGCTTGGAGGCAAGAG aTTGAACACATGTTGACCAAAGGCTACAAAGCGGAGATGCAAGCTCTCTCTACCATAGCAACAAGTTTTCTAAGTGATACCTACATCGCCTTGAAGATCCGAAATGGACGATGGATTTAA